The Shewanella sp. NFH-SH190041 genome has a window encoding:
- a CDS encoding SCP2 domain-containing protein: MPKADWPPLLLCSAVETGLNTLIAQSHPQFARTQLSGAIISLQLSQLRFPLVLICQSQRVQVLSSFAGTPDVSVTLDITTLNQLREGTSLTELIKQDKLQLQGDLQLLQHFSRFLLDNPFDPAEYLSPYLGDAASHMLVSTAATAQRWTQAIVSHTRQHVGELAREEYRIAPGRLEFVHFSDQIDTLAAQTLKAEQRLQSLMDRITT, from the coding sequence ATGCCAAAGGCTGACTGGCCACCACTGCTACTTTGCAGTGCCGTTGAGACCGGGCTAAATACCTTAATTGCCCAATCCCACCCCCAGTTTGCCCGCACCCAACTCAGTGGTGCCATTATTTCGCTACAACTAAGTCAACTGCGCTTCCCGCTGGTATTGATTTGCCAAAGCCAGCGGGTACAAGTGCTCAGCAGCTTCGCAGGCACGCCAGATGTCAGCGTTACGCTGGATATCACCACCCTCAACCAATTACGAGAAGGCACGAGCCTGACCGAACTTATCAAGCAGGATAAGCTGCAACTGCAAGGGGATCTGCAACTGCTGCAACACTTCAGTCGCTTCCTATTGGATAATCCGTTTGATCCAGCCGAATACCTATCCCCTTACTTAGGCGATGCTGCCAGCCATATGTTGGTAAGCACAGCTGCAACGGCACAGCGCTGGACACAAGCGATAGTTAGCCATACCCGCCAACATGTGGGGGAGCTTGCTCGGGAAGAATACCGTATCGCCCCAGGGCGGCTGGAGTTTGTACACTTTTCCGATCAAATCGATACGCTAGCAGCACAGACCCTCAAGG